A genomic stretch from Primulina huaijiensis isolate GDHJ02 chromosome 14, ASM1229523v2, whole genome shotgun sequence includes:
- the LOC140957060 gene encoding protein ZINC INDUCED FACILITATOR-LIKE 1-like, protein MDEPAQNLLLPKDDYVEGCPGCEVDRLKETQRGLPVRQVLTVWIVVLGSALTISSLFPFLYFMVRDFHIAKREEDIGFYAGFIGCSFMLGRALTSVLWGTIADRYGRKPVLIIGSAMVVVFNTLFGLSVNFWMALTTRFLLGSLNGVLGPIKAYACEIVREEHQSLGLSAVSTSWGIGLIIGPALGGFFAQPADKFPGIFATDSFFGRFPYFLPCLIISIFAFVVTIGCFWLPETLHSHKSERLSSHVSYDSLESAYRGSDEKLDVPDGRETTSKKSLVKNWPLMSSIIVYCVFSLHDMAYTEIFSLWAESSRRLGGLGYSTEDVGTVLAISGFGLLVFQSSLYPIAEKFIGTIMICRVAGVISIPLLTSYHYIAMLSGITQSILLNCASLLKNVLSISIVTGLFVLQNRAVVQDQRGAANGIAMTLMSLFKAMGPAGGGMIFSWAQKRLHADFLPGDLMVFFILNIIEAIGVLMTCKTFLATK, encoded by the exons ATGGATGAGCCAGCCCAGAATTTGCTGCTGCCCAAAGACGATTACGTCGAAGGCTGCCCGGGATGTGAGGTTGATCGCCTGAAGGAAACACAGCGTGGGTTGCCCGTTAGGCAAGTTCTAACCGTGTGGATTGTTGTGCTTGGCAGTG CTCTGACAATATCTTCACTATTTCCATTCCTATATTTCATG GTAAGAGATTTCCACATTGCAAAGAGAGAAGAAGATATTGGATTTTATGCTGGGTTTATAG GGTGCTCATTTATGCTTGGAAGAGCTCTGACATCAGTCTTATGGGGAACCATTGCCGATAGATATGGTCGGAAGCCTGTATTAATCATAGGCTCTGCCATGGT TGTAGTTTTCAACACTCTATTTGGACTCAGTGTAAACTTTTGGATGGCCCTCACGACGAGGTTTCTGCTCGGGAGTTTGAATGGTGTACTTGGACCGATAAAG GCTTATGCATGTGAAATTGTTCGTGAAGAACACCAATCTTTAGGACTATCAGCG gtTAGCACATCATGGGGCATTGGATTGATTATTGGACCTGCTTTGGGAGGCTTCTTCGCTCAG CCGGCTGATAAATTTCCTGGAATATTTGCTACAGATTCTTTCTTTGGAAG ATTTCCATACTTCTTACCCTGTCTCATAATTTCAATCTTTGCATTTGTTGTGACCATCGGATGTTTCTGGCTCCCG GAAACCTTGCACTCACACAAGTCCGAGCGGCTATCATCTCATGTTTCGTATGATTCTCTAGAGTCTGCATATAGAGGTTCTGATGAAAAATTGGACGTGCCAGATGGAAGAGAGACGACATCCAAAAAAAGCCTCGTTAAGAACTGGCCACTGATGTCATCAATCATTGTTTATTGTGTTTTTTCACTTCATGATATGGCTTACACAGAG ATATTCTCATTGTGGGCAGAGAGCTCCAGAAGACTTGGAGGCTTAGGTTATTCAACAGAGGATGTAGGAACAGTTCTTGCCATCTCAG GTTTTGGCCTTTTAGTCTTTCAATCTTCTTTATATCCAATTGCGGAGAAATTTATAGGTACTATCATGATTTGTCGAGTTGCAGGG GTTATTTCAATACCTCTATTGACAAGTTATCACTATATAGCCATGCTTTCTGGGATCACACAGTCAATTCTGTTAAATTGCGCATCTCTGTTGAAGAATGTTCTATCA ATATCCATCGTTACGGGGTTGTTTGTGTTGCAGAACAGAGCCGTG GTCCAGGACCAAAGAGGAGCAGCAAATGGAATTGCCATGACCTTAATGTCACTTTTTAAAGCAATGGGTCCAGCAGGAGGAGGAATGAT ATTCTCTTGGGCACAAAAGCGCCTTCATGCTGACTTTCTTCCAG GTGACCTTATGGTATTCTTCATCCTTAACATAATCGAGGCGATTGGAGTTTTGATGACATGCAAGACATTTTTAGCAACGAAATGA